One part of the Canis lupus dingo isolate Sandy chromosome 14, ASM325472v2, whole genome shotgun sequence genome encodes these proteins:
- the RNF133 gene encoding E3 ubiquitin-protein ligase RNF133, whose product MASRCGGHVRAGRPAGRVQGARSRPRVGPRPAGAAASWLMEVGVLWLLGQNCCAAGAVWTAYVNISFRVGSRLLSELGEAGVFGRSSALKRVAGVLAPPEGRAQSACQANTSFGDPPAGPWLALIARGGCTFTQKIRVAVGKGASGVIIYNFPGTGSQVFPMSHQAFEGVVVLMIGNLKGVEMLHLIQKGVRVTVLVDVGRRHIIWMNHYFVSFAIVTTATLAYFIFYHIWRLWVARIQSRRRQRLTTHLKQAFGQLQLRVLKEGDAELGASGDSCVVCFELYKPDDTVRILTCKHLFHKDCIDPWILAHGTCPMCKCDILKALGVQVDVEDGAESLQVLMSSELSAALSPGAEGTAADLPAPGGSDKGAPPQNDSQPRSGAEGAGPSPRQHDP is encoded by the coding sequence ATGGCCAGCAGATGTGGAGGGCACGTGCGCGCGGGTCGGCCTGCGGGCCGCGTGCAGGGCGCGAGGAGTCGGCCCCGGGTCGGCCCCCGGCCCGCCGGCGCCGCGGCCTCCTGGCTCATGGAAGTCGGCGTCCTCTGGCTTCTCGGCCAGAACTGCTGCGCGGCCGGGGCCGTGTGGACCGCCTACGTGAACATCTCCTTTCGCGTCGGCTCGCGCCTGCTGTCGGAGCTGGGGGAGGCCGGGGTGTTCGGACGGAGCTCGGCCTTGAAGAGGGTGGCGGGGGTCCTGGCGCCGCCGGAGGGGAGGGCGCAGAGCGCGTGCCAGGCCAACACGAGCTTCGGCGACCCGCCGGCGGGCCCGTGGCTCGCGCTCATCGCGCGGGGCGGCTGCACCTTCACGCAGAAGATCAGGGTCGCCGTGGGGAAGGGGGCCAGCGGGGTGATCATCTACAACTTCCCGGGAACGGGCAGCCAGGTGTTCCCCATGTCTCACCAGGCGTTTGAGGGCGTCGTGGTGCTGATGATCGGGAACCTGAAGGGCGTGGAGATGCTGCACCTGATCCAGAAGGGAGTTCGCGTCACAGTCCTCGTTGACGTGGGGAGAAGGCACATCATCTGGATGAATCACTATTTCGTGTCTTTTGCGATCGTCACAACGGCTACCCTAGCGTACTTCATCTTCTACCACATCTGGAGACTCTGGGTAGCCCGGATTCAGAGCCGGAGGCGGCAGCGGCTAACCACCCACCTCAAGCAGGCCTTCGGGCAGCTGCAGCTCCGGGTCCTCAAGGAGGGGGACGCCGAGCTGGGCGCCAGCGGGGACAGCTGCGTGGTTTGCTTCGAGCTCTACAAGCCTGACGACACGGTTCGTATTCTCACGTGTAAGCACCTTTTCCACAAGGACTGCATCGACCCCTGGATCCTGGCCCACGGGACGTGTCCTATGTGCAAATGTGACATCCTCAAGGCTCTGGGCGTTCAGGTGGACGTGGAAGACGGAGCGGAGTCGTTGCAGGTTCTCATGTCGAGCGAGCTGTCTGCCGCCCTGTCCCCTGGCGCGGAGGGGACCGCCGCCGACCTCCCTGCCCCGGGCGGGTCGGACAAAGGGGCCCCTCCCCAGAACGACAGCCAGCCTCGTTCGGGAGCAGAGGGTGCGGGTCCTTCACCGCGACAGCATGACCCTTGA
- the RNF148 gene encoding RING finger protein 148 — MSLLRITPSSVSPQLLRLSIFLLLSLPDSKGKSIWTAHLNITFQVGNRIISELGESGVFGNHSPLERVSGAVVLPEGWNQNACNPMTNFSRPEQAHSWLALIERGGCTFTHKINVAAEKGANGVIIYNYPGTGNKVFPMSHQGTENIVAVMIGNLKGMELLHLIQKGVYVTIIIEVGRMHMPWLSHYVMSLFTFLAATVAYLFLYCAWRPRVPNSSTRRRRQMKADVKKAIGQLQLRVLKEGDKELDPNEDSCVVCFDIYKPQDVVRILTCRHVFHKACIDPWLLAHRTCPMCKCDILKT; from the coding sequence ATGAGCCTACTTCGAATTACTCCTAGTTCTGTTTCACCTCAACTGCTGAGGCTTAGCATCTTTCTACTACTTAGCCTTCCTGACTCAAAAGGAAAATCCATTTGGACAGCCCACCTGAATATAACCTTTCAGGTGGGAAATCGGATTATATCGGAATTAGGAGAGAGTGGAGTGTTCGGGAATCATTCTCCTTTGGAAAGGGTGTCTGGTGCGGTGGTACTTCCTGAAGGATGGAATCAGAATGCTTGTAATCCCATGACCAACTTCAGCAGGCCGGAGCAGGCACACTCGTGGTTGGCCCTCATTGAACGCGGAGGCTGTACTTTCACACACAAAATCAACGTGGCAGCAGAGAAAGGAGCAAATGGGGTGATCATCTATAACTACCCAGGTACGGGCAACAAAGTGTTTCCCATGTCTCACCAGGGAACGGAAAATATAGTCGCAGTGATGATAGGCAACTTGAAAGGCATGGAACTTCTGCACTTGATTCAGAAAGGAGTCTATGTGACCATCATCATTGAAGTGGGGCGAATGCACATGCCGTGGCTGAGCCATTATGTCATGTCCCTGTTCACCTTCCTGGCTGCCACCGTGGCCTACCTTTTCTTGTACTGTGCCTGGAGACCCCGGGTGCCCAATTCTTCCACCAGGAGGCGAAGACAGATGAAAGCAGATGTGAAGAAAGCTATTGGTCAGCTTCAACTGCGAGTGCTCAAGGAAGGCGATAAGGAACTAGATCCAAATGAGGACAGTTGTGTTGTTTGCTTTGACATATACAAACCCCAAGACGTAGTACGTATTTTAACGTGCAGACATGTGTTCCATAAGGCATGCATTGACCCCTGGCTCTTAGCCCATAGGACATGCCCCATGTGCAAGTGTGACATTCTGAAAACTTAA